TCTTGCGATACGTCCTGCTGGTCTACGCGCTCTTGAATCTGAGTCTCCGTCGGGCCGAGGTTTACGTGCTACTTCGGCTTATGTACGTGTCTCTGGGAATTCAATTCATCGTCTCGATGATCCAGATCGCTGGGCCTGTCAGTATAGACCAGTTTTTCTTTCCTAGAGTTCAGGGCACAGAAGTTGCCGGCGTGGAACTCGGTTCCACAGCGTATCGGGAATCAGAAAAAGGGTATATCTCCGGCACGATGACCAACAACATTTCCTATGGGGGATTTCTCCTCGTTGGCCTGGCCACATACGTCACTCGCTACATCCGTGATCGACGAACGCTCCTCTACTGGGGAGCTGTGGCCGTTTTCCTGTTTCTTGCGTACATGTCTGGCTCCCGGGCCGTCACGTTTGCGGTCGTCCTCCTGGTGGCTACCGATCACTATCTCAGTGGAGAGGCGGGTCAATTCCTGAAGGTGAGCACCCTCACATTTTTGCCCTTTGTGCCTCTGGTTCTTCTTATGGGAGTCAACCTTTCGGGCCTTCACATATTTGAGGTGTTCTCGGCAGAGTACCTCCGCGTTGCGATGGAACAGCGGCTAGGGATTGTGCTGAATGTCCTCCCACAGTTTCTCACCGATTTGAGCGTCGCCGATGTTCTCTTCGGCTTAAGTCCCGACCGGACAATCCTTAGACGGTTCGTAGCCGATGTTACGGAACTTCCCGCAGTCCTCATCGGCAATGTAGCGGTGATCGAGGATGTCTACTGGGTGGCGCTCCCCGTGTACTACGGGCTCGCCGGTCTCGGGCTCTTTGTCGGATTCTTTGCCCTAGTCGCCCGTGAAGTCTACCGCATTGCCCAAAAGGGAAAAGAGCTACTAGAACGACGGCTGGCCCGCATTGCACTGTTGCTGCTCGTGGTGGCGGTGCCGCTGAATCTCATCGGGCAGTACTTTGAAACGCGTCAGTTTTCCTTCTACCTCTGGCTGTTCGTGGGCGTGAGCCTATCCTACACCTACACGAGGATCGTGACGGATCAGCGGGCGTCTTCATGACTTTGCAAAGGGGTAGGCGTCGTCCTACTTCATGCTTATAAGCGCAATGCGCATTCTGAACGCCGGGCACCACCATCACGTCCAGGGCGGCTCGGATCGAGTGATGCTCCGGCTCGGCGAACTGCTGGAGGCGCAGGGGCACACGGTCGTCCCCTTCGCCTCGCAGCATCCGGAGAACCGCCCGTCGAGGTGGGAGGACTACTTCCCAAAGAGAGTCGATACGAAAGACCCGTCCCTGGGCGACGCGGCACGCTTCGTGTATTCGCCAGAGGCGAGACGACAGATGGCACGCCTCCTCGACGACGCCGGCCCGCTCGACCTCGCACACCTGCACATTTACTACGGACAGCTGACCGCGTCTATCCTCAAGCCCCTCGTTGAGGCCGATGTCCCCATCGTGCAAACCCTGCACGAGTACAAGTTGACGTGTCCGGTCCACTCTCACCGGTCACAGGGAGAGATTTGCGAGGCGTGTGCGGGCCACGCGTTCTGGCGGGCATTGCCCCGACGGTGCAACGAGGGGTCCCTGGCCCGCACGGCCCTGAGCGTGCTGGAGGCGTCGGTCTCTCGGGCGCTCGGAGATGCCCACCACGTCGACCACTTCATCGCGGTGAGTGATTTTCTGCGCGAGAAGATGATCGAGCACGACGTGGCCGCCCCGGAAACCATCACGACGGTCCACAACTTCGTCGATCCGGATCGCATCGAACCGTCGCGGGGGCGCGGCGAGCATATATTATACTTCGGGCGGATTGCCCCAGAGAAGGGCCTCCGCACACTCATTGACGCGGCGGCGCCCCTCACCGACCTGCCGGTCCGGATTGCTGGGACGGGCAAGCAGCGGGAGGCGCTGGAGGCGGAGGTGGCCCGTCGCGGTCTCGACCACATTCAGTTCGTTGGGTTCCAGAACGGAGAAGAGCTGTGGGACTTGGTCCGGCGGAGCATCTGCACAGTGCTACCATCTGAGGTATACGACACTTGTCCCCTGACTGTACTAGAGTCCTTTGCATGTGGATGCCCGGCTATAGGGGCCGACATTGGAGGCATTCCAGAGCTGATCGACGATAGGGTGGACGGTCAGCTGTTTCCATCCGGCGACGAGGAGGCCCTTCGCGAGGCCCTCGTGTGGATGCAGACGCATCGCGGTAAAGCCGTGGAGATGGGGCGCCAGGGGCGGACAAAGGTCGAAGAACATTTTTCGCCGGAGCAGCACTACCGGCAGGTGCGCGAGGTGTACGCCGAGGTTTTGTGAACGGCCGCTCATCGTCCCAGCTATGATCGCTCAGCTTGACGCCGACTACGTTTGGGCCCGCCCGGCGAAAGCACTCTCGCGGCTCGTCAGCTACGCGCTGTTTGAGGGACGGCCGGTCACGACGCGGGGCCGGTGGATCAATCCCCTGGTGTTTGCCCAGCTCGCCGCGACTAAAAAGATCCCTCAGCTGAAATCGGTGCATCAGCCCATCTTCATCGTCGGCACCGGGCGGAGCGGGACGACGATTCTCGGAAAGGTCCTTTCGCTGCACCGGGACGTCGGGTTTGTAAACGAGCCGAAGGCGCTCTGGCACGCCATCTATCCCCACGAGGACGTCATTGGAAACTATGATCGCGGACCAGCCACCTACCGGCTCGGCGTCCACGATGCCGATGAGGCGGTCGTCCGCCGGGCCCACCGGTTGTTTGGGGCGTACCTGACGGCCGTCGGGGCGTCGCGGGTGCTCGACAAGTATCCGGAGCTGATCTTTCGCATTCCGTTCGTGCGGTCGATCTTTCCGGACGCGCAGTTTCTCTTTGTCGTCCGAAACGGGTGGGACACGATTCGCTCTGTTGAGGCGTGGTCGGAGCGGCACGGGACGCAGGGCGACGGGGAGCAGCACGACTGGTGGGGCGTTGACGACCGCAAGTGGCGCCTCCTCGTGGAGCAGGTGGCCCCGACCCATCCAGCCCTACAGGTTCGGCGGGAAGAACTGCTCGGCCTCGACCGTCACGTGGACCGGGCCGCGCTGGAGTGGGTCCTCGCGATGGACGAGGGGATGGTGTACGAAGAAAAATACCCCGACGCCGTCACGCGCGTTCGCTACGAGGACCTCGTGTCCACGCCCCGGGAGACCGTCCATCGAGTATTTGACCGCTGTCACCTTTCGGGAGACGACACCGCCCTCTCGTATGCACAGCAAACGATACGCGCCACCTCGTCTAAAGAAGCTGTCGACCTAAATGGGCGTGTAGCCCCGGTCTTCCACAAGAAAATGGAGGCGCTCGGGTACGCGTGACGGAGTTTTCTCTCTCCGATTCTTCTAGCAGAACCGTCCGGCATCGAATGTCTCATGGCCTCGCCGATCACCGCTGCACTTTTGTGGTTGGCAGTAGCCGCAGCGGCACCACGATGATGGGGCGCATTCTGGGACGGCACCCGGCGGTGTACACCTTTCACGAGCTCCACTTCTTCGAACAGATGTGGAGTCCGGGTGCAGGGACGTTCACGGACCGGACGGAGGCGGTTGAGGTGGCGACAAGTCTACTCCACCTGTAACGCGATGCGGGCTACCTCCGTGACGACAGTTCGGCGGCCTACCGGGCAGACGCAGAGGCACTAGTCGACGAGGGACCGCCCATCCGCGGAATGACACCACTCGACATCTACCGAATCTTTCTGTGTCGAGAGGCCGCGGCGAATGAGGCCCAGATTCCGTGCGAGCAAACGCCTCGCAACGCCTTCTATCTAGAGCACATTTTGAAGCAATTTCTTGGCGCGCGAGTGATCCATATGGTTCGGGATCCGCGCGACGTGGTACTCTCCCAAAAGCGGAAGTGGAAGCGACACTTCTTGGGAGCATCCAACATTCCACTCACGGAGGCCTTTCGGTCCTGGGTCAACTATCACCCTCTCACAATCAGCCAGCTTTGGCGGGCCTCCGCGAAAGCCGTAGCTCTGTACCGCGACCATCCCCGCGTCCGGACCGTGGCGTTTGAAGAGATGCTCGCCGCTCCGGAAGCGACCGTGCGCGGCATCTGCGAGTTCGTGGGGACCCGTTTCGAAGAGCAAATGCTTTCCGTCCGCCAGGTCGGGTCCTCACACGAGGAAGACCGTCCGGATCAGCGTGGCATCGATCCGTCTCGATCGGGAAACTGGGAAACAGGCGGTCTCTCGGACACAGAAATCTTTCTGTGTGAGACGATCACCGCGAAGCCAATGGACGACCTCTACGATTACGCGACCAACGGCAATCGTCCCAATCCGCTGATGCTCATCCTGAGTGTCTTGCTCTTTCCGGTCAAACTCGGGGCCGCATTCTTCCTCAATCTCCCGCGCATGGACAGCGTCGGGGATGCTCTGCGTCGCCGTCTCCGGTGAGCGCGAGTGCCCTTCCTCCTGCCGACGTCTGCCCTACGCTTCCCCCAGCGCCGCGGTCACCTCGTCGGCCGCCTCCTTTAGCAGGACCGCCGACCGCAGCGACAGGTCGCTCTCGTCGAGCAGGCGCTTGCCCTCCTCCGCGTTGGTGCCCTGCAGCCGGACGATCAGCGGCACGTCGATGTTGATGTTCTTGGCTGCCTCGATGACGCCCTGGGCCACACGGTCGCAGCGCACGATGCCCCCGAAGATGTTGAGGAGAAGGGCCTCCACGTTCGGGTCCTCCAGGATGATGCGGAAGCCCGCCTCCACCGTCTCGGCGCTCGCCGCCCCGCCCACGTCGAGGAAGTTCGCGGGCTCCCCCCCCGCCAGCTTGATGATGTCCATCGTCGCCATCGCGAGGCCGGCGCCGTTGACCATGCACCCCACGTTGCCGTCGAGCGTGATGTAGCTTAGGCCGTGCTCGCCGGCCTTTACCTCCGTCGGGTCTTCTTCGTGGAGGTCGCGCATCTCCTCCAGGTCCGGGTGGCGGAAGAGGGCGTTGTCGTCGAGGTTCACCTTTGCGTCGACGGCCTCGATGTCCCCATCGGGCGTCTGCACGAGCGGGTTGATCTCGGCGAGCGTGCAGTCGCTCTCTTCAAACGCCCGGTAAAGGCCCTGGATCGACGAGACGGCCTGCTTGAAGGCGTCGCCCTCTAGTCCCATGGCGAAGGCGAGCTGGCGGGTCTGAAACGGCTGCAGGCCAAGCGACGGGTCCACCCACACCCGCTGAATCTTTTCGGGGGACTCCTCCGCGACCGTCTCGATGTCGACCCCGCCCTCGGTCGACACCATGATCGCGTTCATGCTCTTCTCCCGGTCCAGGGTGACGCCCAAATAGTACTCCTGGTCAATGTCGACGCCCTCGGTCACGAGAATCTTGCGCACCGTCTGGCCCTCCGGCCCGGTCTGGTGCGTCACCAGGTCCATGCCCAAAATGTTGTCGGCGTGCTCGCGGACCTCCTCGACGCTGTGGGCGAGCTTGACGCCGCCCCCCTTCCCGCGCCCGCCGGCGTGAATCTGCGCCTTCACGATAAACAGGGTGGCGTCGTTCTCGTCCTCCAGCCGACGCGCTGCGTCGACGGCCGCGTCGACCGTCTCGGCCACGATGCCGTCCGGAACCGATACGCCGTAGTCGCGAAAGAGACCTTTTGCTTGGTATTCGTGGAGCTT
This is a stretch of genomic DNA from Salinibacter grassmerensis. It encodes these proteins:
- a CDS encoding glycosyltransferase family 4 protein, which translates into the protein MRILNAGHHHHVQGGSDRVMLRLGELLEAQGHTVVPFASQHPENRPSRWEDYFPKRVDTKDPSLGDAARFVYSPEARRQMARLLDDAGPLDLAHLHIYYGQLTASILKPLVEADVPIVQTLHEYKLTCPVHSHRSQGEICEACAGHAFWRALPRRCNEGSLARTALSVLEASVSRALGDAHHVDHFIAVSDFLREKMIEHDVAAPETITTVHNFVDPDRIEPSRGRGEHILYFGRIAPEKGLRTLIDAAAPLTDLPVRIAGTGKQREALEAEVARRGLDHIQFVGFQNGEELWDLVRRSICTVLPSEVYDTCPLTVLESFACGCPAIGADIGGIPELIDDRVDGQLFPSGDEEALREALVWMQTHRGKAVEMGRQGRTKVEEHFSPEQHYRQVREVYAEVL
- a CDS encoding sulfotransferase family protein, which codes for MIAQLDADYVWARPAKALSRLVSYALFEGRPVTTRGRWINPLVFAQLAATKKIPQLKSVHQPIFIVGTGRSGTTILGKVLSLHRDVGFVNEPKALWHAIYPHEDVIGNYDRGPATYRLGVHDADEAVVRRAHRLFGAYLTAVGASRVLDKYPELIFRIPFVRSIFPDAQFLFVVRNGWDTIRSVEAWSERHGTQGDGEQHDWWGVDDRKWRLLVEQVAPTHPALQVRREELLGLDRHVDRAALEWVLAMDEGMVYEEKYPDAVTRVRYEDLVSTPRETVHRVFDRCHLSGDDTALSYAQQTIRATSSKEAVDLNGRVAPVFHKKMEALGYA
- a CDS encoding sulfotransferase codes for the protein MSHGLADHRCTFVVGSSRSGTTMMGRILGRHPAVYTFHELHFFEQMWSPGAGTFTDRTEAVEVATSLLHL
- a CDS encoding sulfotransferase family protein; the protein is MTPLDIYRIFLCREAAANEAQIPCEQTPRNAFYLEHILKQFLGARVIHMVRDPRDVVLSQKRKWKRHFLGASNIPLTEAFRSWVNYHPLTISQLWRASAKAVALYRDHPRVRTVAFEEMLAAPEATVRGICEFVGTRFEEQMLSVRQVGSSHEEDRPDQRGIDPSRSGNWETGGLSDTEIFLCETITAKPMDDLYDYATNGNRPNPLMLILSVLLFPVKLGAAFFLNLPRMDSVGDALRRRLR
- the sucC gene encoding ADP-forming succinate--CoA ligase subunit beta codes for the protein MKLHEYQAKGLFRDYGVSVPDGIVAETVDAAVDAARRLEDENDATLFIVKAQIHAGGRGKGGGVKLAHSVEEVREHADNILGMDLVTHQTGPEGQTVRKILVTEGVDIDQEYYLGVTLDREKSMNAIMVSTEGGVDIETVAEESPEKIQRVWVDPSLGLQPFQTRQLAFAMGLEGDAFKQAVSSIQGLYRAFEESDCTLAEINPLVQTPDGDIEAVDAKVNLDDNALFRHPDLEEMRDLHEEDPTEVKAGEHGLSYITLDGNVGCMVNGAGLAMATMDIIKLAGGEPANFLDVGGAASAETVEAGFRIILEDPNVEALLLNIFGGIVRCDRVAQGVIEAAKNINIDVPLIVRLQGTNAEEGKRLLDESDLSLRSAVLLKEAADEVTAALGEA